The genomic window GCTTGAGCCACTCGTCGTCCTTGCGCTCCTGGTGCTCGGCGCGCCAGTGGGCGCCCCGGAACTCGTCGCGGGCGAGCGCACCCAGCGCGATCGTCTCCGCGGCGTCGATGATGTTGCGCGTCTCGATCGTGTGGATGAGGTCGGTGTTGTAGGTGCGGCTCGGATCCGAGACCGCCACGTCCTGGTAGCGCTTGCGCGCGTCGCGGATGTCCCGCAGGGCCTGCTTGATGCTCTCCTTCTCGCGGAACACGTTGACGTTCTCGGTCATCGTCTGCTGCACCTCGGCGCGGATCTCGGCGTGGTTGACGCCGTCGTCGCGTTCGAGGAGGCCGTCGATCCGCTCGCGCTCCTGGTGGATGGCGTCGACCAGCACGTCCTCGGACTCGACGGCGCCGCCGTCGGCGGAGACGTCCTCGCTCGGCGCGTCGACGGCACCGGGCTCGACGGGCGCGCCGAGGTCCTCCTCTGGCTCGGCCTCGTCGGTGCGACCGGTCTCGAGTTTGGCGTCGGCCCGCTCGGGGTTCGCCGCGTGGCGGCCAGCGCGAGCGCCGAAGACGAGCAGTTCCGGCAGCGCGTTTCCGCCGAGGCGGTTGGCGCCGTGGACGGAGGCGCAGGCGCACTCGCCCGCCGCGTAGAGACCGTCGACGACGGTCGCGCCGTTCTCGTTGGTCTCGATGCCGCCCATCTCGTAGTGCTGGCCGGGCTTGACCGGCATCGGCTCCTCGTAGGCGTTCACGCCCTCGAAGTCTTCCGCGAGGTGGACGATGTTCTCGAGGCGGTCGGAGATGCGCTCCTCGCCGAGGTGGCGCATGTCGAGGTAGACGTACTCGTCCTCCACGCCGCGGCCCTCGTTGACCTCGGTGAGTTCGGCGCGGGAGACCACGTCGCGGGAGGCGAGTTCGCCCTCGTTGTTCGCGTAGCCGTACTCGAACATGAAGCGCTCGCCCTCGCTGTTGTAGAGGATGCCCCCTTCACCGCGGACGCCCTCGGAGATCAGCACGCCCGTCGAGGGCAGCGTCGTCGGGTGGAACTGGACGAACTCCATGTCTTCGAGCGGGACGCCTGCTCGGTAGGCCATCGCCTGCCCGTCGCCGGTGCAGGAGACGGCGTTGGTGGTGTGGTCGAACGCCTGGCCGGGGCCGCCCGTCGCGAGGACGACGCCGTTCCGGGCGCGGAAGCCAGCGACCTCGCCGGTCCGAATCTCGTAGCCGACGACGCCGGTGCAGGTCCGATCCGCGGGGTCCGGTTCGTCGGTGACGGCGAGGCGGGTCACGTACCACTCGTCGTAGACCGGGATGCCTCGCTTGACCACCTGCTCGTACATCGTGTGGAGCATGTGGTGGCCGGTCTCCGCGCCGGCGTAGGTGGTGCGAGCGAAACTCAGGCCGCCGAAGGGTCGCTGGGAGACGGTGCCGTCCTCCTCGCGGGAGAAGGGCATGCCCCAGTGTTCGAGGTCGATGACTTCCTGTGGGGCGTCCTGGGCGAGGGTCTCGACCGCGGGGGCGTCCCCGAGGTAGTCCGACCCCTTCATCGTGTCGTAGGCGTGGAGTTCCCAGTCGTCGCCCTCTCGCAACGCGGCGTTGATTCCACCCTCCGCCGCGCCTGTGTGGCTCCGGACCGGGTGGAGCTTCGAGACCATCGCGACGTCGGCGCCCTCCTCGTGTGCGGCGATCGCGGCGCGGAGACCGGCGCCACCGGCCCCGACCACGATCACGTCGTGTTCGTGTACTGTCATTCGATCACCAGAACTTCAGGTTCGACTTCACTGCCTCCCGCTTGAGCTCCTGAATGTGCTCGGTCAGCGGGATGTCCTTCGGGCAGACCTCGGTGCAGGAGAACTGGGTCTGGCAGCGCCAGACGCCATGTTCCTGCTCCATGATCCGCAAGCGGTGCTCCTTGATCTCCTCCTCTTCGCGTTCGTCCATCGCGAAGCGGTAGGCCTTGTTGATCGCCGCAGGGCCGAGATACTCGTTGTCCCCGGCGGCAATGTTACAGGAAGACATACAGGCGCCACACCAGATGCAGCGGGTGGCCATCTTGATCTTCTCGCGGTTCTCGGGGGACTGTCGCTGCTCCTCCAGTTCGCCCTCCGGGAACTCCTCGCTTTGCATGTAGGGCTCGACGGCCTCCATCTGGTCGTAGAAGTGCTCCATGTCCACCACGAGGTCCTTGACGACGTCCTGGTGTGGCAGGGGCTCGATCCGGACCGGTTCGTCGAGCGCGGAGAGCTGCGTCTTGCAGGCCAGTCGCTGTGAACCGTTGATGAAGAGGGCGTCGGAGCCACAGACAGCCTGCCGGCAGGAGTGCCGGAAAGTGAGCGAGGAGTCGAACTCGTCGCGGGCGTAGATGAGCGCGTCGAGCGCGGTCATCCCCTGGACGTAGGGAACGTGGAAGTCGTCGAAGCGCGGCTCTTCCTTCTCGGGGACCTCCGGGTCGAACCGGAAGACCTTGAGGTGCGTCGTCTCCTCGGCCGCGGCCTCCGTCGCCGCACGTTCCTCCTCGGTCACCTGCATCCGCGCGTGCTTCTCCGCGCGCCGGCGGTCGCCGGGCGATTGGACCGATTCGATCTCGGTCTGCTGTGCGTCTGCCGCGCCGTCGGCCGCCTCTTCCTGTTCAGTGCTCATGCGAAGGTCACCCCCGCCATCGCCATCGCGACGCGAATCCCCTGCCCGACGAGCACCAGGCCCGCCAGGATGAGGCCGTACTTCGCGACCCGTTTTCGCGCGCCCTGGATCCCCTGGTTCACCAGCGCGTTGTAGATCCCGTTGACGCCGTGGAACGCCGCGGTGACGAGGAAGAGGACCATCGTGGCGAAGTACGCCGGATCCTCCATCCGCGCCCGGGTTCCCGCGAACGTCACCTCGTAGGCGTGGTTGAGGAAGTGCAACTGGAAGAAGTGGAACGCCAGCAGCACGACCAGTAGCGCAGCGGTGATGCGCTGGAGCAGCCACGACGTGCCGTTCGGTTCGAACGACGAGTAGCGCTCCGCCATCAGACGACACCTCCTCCGAGGAAGGTCGGCACGCTGGCGACGACGACCGCGCCCGTCACCACGAGTGCCGCGTAGAAGCTCTTGTCCTGTGCCTCGAGTCCGATCCCGAGATCGACCATCAGCAGGCGAACGCCGTTGAGAATGTGGAAGACGGCGGTCGCCAGCAGGCCGATCTCGAGGATGCGGATCACCAGGACCGATTCGAGGCCCTGGAGCGTGTCCGTGTATGCTGCCGGATCGCCCCCGGCCGCCTGAATCGCCGTGGACAACACGGCGATGTGTGTGAACAGGTAGCCGATGAGGATCCAGCCGGTGAACTTGTGGAGGATCCAGGCCCACATGCCGGCGGAGAACTCCCGCCAGCGCCCGAAGTCCTCGATCAGCCCCCGATCGTACGACTGGCTCATTTTCCCATGCGGGACTTTGCCGGCGTGCGTATAGTAGTTACTACACCGGGGCGCAATTTCGTTGTGAGGCGAACTGGTTCGGGTCGCTGTGGTACGCACGCTGGAGCGCGACGATGCCGTACGCTGAAGTAGCCCGGTTGTCACTACTCGGACCATGCAAGAAACGATTCGCGTCTCCACGGACGACCGCCTGGAGGCGGTGCCGATCACCGACCGCGTCGCGTCGTGGATCCCCGACGACCTCGACGCGGGCACTTGCCACGTCTACGCCAGGCACACGACGACTGGCGTGCTGCTCAACGAGAACGAGTCGCGGCTTCGTGCGGACGTAGAGGAGCTGCTAGTGGACCTCGTTCCCACGGACGGGTACCATCACGACGAGCTGGACGGCAACGCCGACAGCCACCTCCGCGCGTCCTTGCTCGGCCCAGACGTGACGATCCCGATCACCGACGGCGACCTCGCCCTGGGTACCTGGCAGTCGATCCTGCTAGTGGAGTGCGACGGCCCGCGAGAGCGCGAACTCGTCGTCACCGTGACGGAAGCGGAGTAGCGACGGTTCGACTCGCGAAGCAGTGACGGAAGCCCGAAGGGAGGAGCGGCCGGGCGCGCTCCGGTGCAACCGGACCGCCTTTGTACAGTCCAGTCCACGTCACCGACGATGCGAACCCCGCAAGGGAGCGATCCCGTCGCCGAGCGAGCACGGGTGAGCGCCGACGAAACCGCGCTCGTCCGCGCCGCCGACGGCAGCAGCTGGACCTACGGCCACCTCGACGAGGCCGTCGAGCGGACCGCCGGCAAGCTCGCCACACTCGACGTCGAGCGGGGCGATCACGTCGGCCTGCTCGCAGAGACTGGCGTTCCCGCCGTCCGCACGATCTACGGCGCGCTCCGACTCGGGGCGGTGCCGGTGCCACTCAACACCCGTCTCACCGCGGACGAACTCGGTCCGCAACTCGACACGGCGGACGTCGAGGTCCTCGTCTGCGAGCGGGGGACGGGGGCCCTGGGCGTCGCGGCCGCGAAGGAGGCGCCTCGCGAGCCCCCGACGACGATCGCGACGCTCGACGGCGACGATACTGACGCCGACGAGGCGGTTCGCCTCGGTGCGCAGTCCGCCGACGGATTCGAGACGACGGTGCCCGATCCAGACGACGTCCGGCTCCTGCTCTTCACCTCGGGCACGACCGGGCGTCCAAAGGCCGTCGAACTCACCGCCGAGAACCTCCGTTCCAGTGCCGTCGCCTCGGCCCTTCGGCTCGGAATCGACCCGGACGATCACTGGTTCGACCCGCTCGCCGTCTACCACATGGGCGGGTTCGCGCCGATCTACCGCTCGATCTGCTACGGCACGACGGCGATCCTCCAGCGCGAGTTCGACGCGGCGGCCACCCTCGCCGCCATCGACCGCACCGACTCGACCTGCCTCTCCGTCGTCCCGACGATGCTCCAGCGGATGCTCGACGCCGCGGACGAGGCGGATGGAGCATCTGCGAACGGCACCGGGGCAGGATCCGCGAACGGCGCCGGTACTGGTCCGGCCGCCGACCCGCTCGCCGACCTCCGGTTCGTCCTCTCCGGCGGCGCGGCGACGCCGCCCGCGCTCGTCGAGCGGTGTGCCGACCTCGACGTCGCGCTGTGCCCGACCTACGGCATCACCGAGACCTGCTCGCAGGTCGCGACCGCGTTGCCGGCGGAAGCGCGCGACCACGAGGGGACCGTCGGCCGACCGCTGTACCCGACGACCGTCACGATTCTCGGCGACGACGGTGTCGATGAGGGCCCTGGCGAACCGCTGCCTGCAGGAGAATCCGGCGAGATCGTCGTCGACGGTCCGACCGTCTCGCCGGGATACTACGGCGACGAGACGGCCACCGCCGAGAGCCGCTCCGACCTCGGCTACCACACCGGCGACCTCGGCCGCCGGGACGACGCCGGGCGACTCTGGGTGCTCGGCCGCGCGGACGACGCGATATCCACCGGCGGGGAACTCGTCCACCCCGCCGAGGTCGTCGAGGCGCTCGAAGCCCACCCCACGATCGACGCGGCGGCCGTCGTCGGCCTCGACGACCCGGAGTGGGGCGAGCGCGTCGCCGCGCTTTTGGTCCCGACCGACGCCGAGGTGTCTCCAGGGGACCTCCGCGACACCGGCGCGGATCGGCTCGCAGGGTACAAACGCCCGAAGACGGTCGCGCTGGCCGACGAACTCCCGCGAACGGCGTCCGGAACCGTCGACCGGGACGCCGTCCGGGAGCGGCTGCGGGCGGACGGGATCGAATTCTGAAGAAGGACGCCGACGGGCATCGATGGCGTCCCGAACCGATGCCAGCAGGCGCACCTGCCCGGGCCCGGGAATCCGGAGCGAGCGACAGTCAGGTAGACGCCTGACTACGCGACCAGCCCGGGTCCTGGCCGGTGCAGTCGATGTGGTCGGCCCGACAGGCCGGGCAGTAATCGGGAGTATCGGACTCGCTTCGGGGAACGTACACCGCGCCGCCGCACGTCACGCAGGCGTCCGCGACGATGGTCGCACAGTCCGCACAGACGTTGAAGTCGTCGACCGTGAGCTCGCGAAGGGGTTCGAGCTGTTTGTCGAGGAGATACTCGTCGATGACCGTCTGGCAGTTGTGGCACGGTTGCATGGCGATGCAGTGTGCCACTCGTTGTCTCACTTGAAATACCTGTCTCCGATGCCGGAATCGGACACAGTCGGGACGGGCCGTGCGAGTGACCGATCGCTTGTTTCCTGCCCTCCGCCGTCCGGTCTGCCTCGCCCAGACCGGGATCCAGGTCCGACCAGTTCCCAAACGCTCATTTGCGGTCCGCGACTCCCAACGACCAATGCACGTCAGCGTCGTCGGGAGCGGCTACGTCGGGTCGACGATCGCCGCGGTGTTCGCGGACTGGGGACACCAGGTCACGGCGGTCGACGTCGACGAGGACATCGTGGACGCGATCAACGGCGGCGAGGCGCCGATCCACGAACCGGGGCTGGACGAGCGCGTCGCCGAGCACGGCGGCGACCGCCTTCGCGCGACGACGGACTACGACGAGATTCCCGCGACCGATATCACCTTCCTCGCGTTGCCGACGCCCTCCCGCGAGGACGGTTCGATCGACACGAGCATCATCGAGGCCGCCGCCGAGGCCCTCGGCGAAGCGCTCGCCGACGTCGACGAACACGTCGCGATCGTCAAGAGCACGGTCGTCCCCGGAACGACCGAGAACGTCCTCGCACCGCTCGTCAAGGCGAAGGCCGGCGATCGCGTGAGCGTCGGGATGAACCCCGAGTTCCAGCGCGAGGGAACCGCCGTCGCTGACTTCCTCGATCCCGACAAGCTGGTCTTCGGTACGGAGGCAGGCGGCGCGAACGGCATCGGCGAGGACGCTGAGGAGGACCGCGCGCTCGACGCCCTCTACGAGGTCTACGCTCCGTTGATCGAAGCGCAGGACCCACCGATCGTCGAGACGGGGCTCTCGGAGGCGGAGTTCATCAAGTACGCCAACAACGCGTTCCTCGCGGCGAAGGTCAGCCTCATCAACGACCTCGGCAACGTCGCCAAGGAGTTCGACGTCGACGCCTACGAGGTCGCCGACGCCATCGGGCTCGACGACCGCATCGGCGAGCGCTTCCTCCGCTCGGGCGTCGGCTGGGGCGGCAGCTGTTTCCCGAAAGACGTGAAGGCGATCATCGCAGCGGCGGAAGCAAAGGGGTACGACCCCGCAGTCCTGCAGGCCGCCGTCGACCTCAACGACCGCCAGCCCGAGCGCCTGCTCGA from Salinarchaeum sp. Harcht-Bsk1 includes these protein-coding regions:
- a CDS encoding FAD-binding protein, whose translation is MTVHEHDVIVVGAGGAGLRAAIAAHEEGADVAMVSKLHPVRSHTGAAEGGINAALREGDDWELHAYDTMKGSDYLGDAPAVETLAQDAPQEVIDLEHWGMPFSREEDGTVSQRPFGGLSFARTTYAGAETGHHMLHTMYEQVVKRGIPVYDEWYVTRLAVTDEPDPADRTCTGVVGYEIRTGEVAGFRARNGVVLATGGPGQAFDHTTNAVSCTGDGQAMAYRAGVPLEDMEFVQFHPTTLPSTGVLISEGVRGEGGILYNSEGERFMFEYGYANNEGELASRDVVSRAELTEVNEGRGVEDEYVYLDMRHLGEERISDRLENIVHLAEDFEGVNAYEEPMPVKPGQHYEMGGIETNENGATVVDGLYAAGECACASVHGANRLGGNALPELLVFGARAGRHAANPERADAKLETGRTDEAEPEEDLGAPVEPGAVDAPSEDVSADGGAVESEDVLVDAIHQERERIDGLLERDDGVNHAEIRAEVQQTMTENVNVFREKESIKQALRDIRDARKRYQDVAVSDPSRTYNTDLIHTIETRNIIDAAETIALGALARDEFRGAHWRAEHQERKDDEWLKHTLVSWDDGRPDLWYKPVDLQGQNKVYEPKERSY
- a CDS encoding succinate dehydrogenase/fumarate reductase iron-sulfur subunit, encoding MSTEQEEAADGAADAQQTEIESVQSPGDRRRAEKHARMQVTEEERAATEAAAEETTHLKVFRFDPEVPEKEEPRFDDFHVPYVQGMTALDALIYARDEFDSSLTFRHSCRQAVCGSDALFINGSQRLACKTQLSALDEPVRIEPLPHQDVVKDLVVDMEHFYDQMEAVEPYMQSEEFPEGELEEQRQSPENREKIKMATRCIWCGACMSSCNIAAGDNEYLGPAAINKAYRFAMDEREEEEIKEHRLRIMEQEHGVWRCQTQFSCTEVCPKDIPLTEHIQELKREAVKSNLKFW
- a CDS encoding succinate dehydrogenase hydrophobic membrane anchor subunit — its product is MAERYSSFEPNGTSWLLQRITAALLVVLLAFHFFQLHFLNHAYEVTFAGTRARMEDPAYFATMVLFLVTAAFHGVNGIYNALVNQGIQGARKRVAKYGLILAGLVLVGQGIRVAMAMAGVTFA
- the sdhC gene encoding succinate dehydrogenase, cytochrome b556 subunit, with the protein product MSQSYDRGLIEDFGRWREFSAGMWAWILHKFTGWILIGYLFTHIAVLSTAIQAAGGDPAAYTDTLQGLESVLVIRILEIGLLATAVFHILNGVRLLMVDLGIGLEAQDKSFYAALVVTGAVVVASVPTFLGGGVV
- a CDS encoding secondary thiamine-phosphate synthase enzyme YjbQ; translated protein: MQETIRVSTDDRLEAVPITDRVASWIPDDLDAGTCHVYARHTTTGVLLNENESRLRADVEELLVDLVPTDGYHHDELDGNADSHLRASLLGPDVTIPITDGDLALGTWQSILLVECDGPRERELVVTVTEAE
- a CDS encoding class I adenylate-forming enzyme family protein encodes the protein MRTPQGSDPVAERARVSADETALVRAADGSSWTYGHLDEAVERTAGKLATLDVERGDHVGLLAETGVPAVRTIYGALRLGAVPVPLNTRLTADELGPQLDTADVEVLVCERGTGALGVAAAKEAPREPPTTIATLDGDDTDADEAVRLGAQSADGFETTVPDPDDVRLLLFTSGTTGRPKAVELTAENLRSSAVASALRLGIDPDDHWFDPLAVYHMGGFAPIYRSICYGTTAILQREFDAAATLAAIDRTDSTCLSVVPTMLQRMLDAADEADGASANGTGAGSANGAGTGPAADPLADLRFVLSGGAATPPALVERCADLDVALCPTYGITETCSQVATALPAEARDHEGTVGRPLYPTTVTILGDDGVDEGPGEPLPAGESGEIVVDGPTVSPGYYGDETATAESRSDLGYHTGDLGRRDDAGRLWVLGRADDAISTGGELVHPAEVVEALEAHPTIDAAAVVGLDDPEWGERVAALLVPTDAEVSPGDLRDTGADRLAGYKRPKTVALADELPRTASGTVDRDAVRERLRADGIEF
- the aglM gene encoding UDP-glucose 6-dehydrogenase AglM, encoding MHVSVVGSGYVGSTIAAVFADWGHQVTAVDVDEDIVDAINGGEAPIHEPGLDERVAEHGGDRLRATTDYDEIPATDITFLALPTPSREDGSIDTSIIEAAAEALGEALADVDEHVAIVKSTVVPGTTENVLAPLVKAKAGDRVSVGMNPEFQREGTAVADFLDPDKLVFGTEAGGANGIGEDAEEDRALDALYEVYAPLIEAQDPPIVETGLSEAEFIKYANNAFLAAKVSLINDLGNVAKEFDVDAYEVADAIGLDDRIGERFLRSGVGWGGSCFPKDVKAIIAAAEAKGYDPAVLQAAVDLNDRQPERLLDLLDRHLDVEGKTVAVLGLAFKPGTDDVRNSRAIPVIEGLEARGAEIVAYDPVAVENMREHFPDLTAADSAAAAIEGADAAVVTTDWDEIEALDSAAVGGMATPVIVDGRRAIDPAILDVEGLVYEGLTW